In one window of Comamonas testosteroni DNA:
- a CDS encoding AraC family transcriptional regulator — MLTPSLVKTPLPHHASSVLKSHPAITPMAFVQAIVRAYEARQMSALGALQKAQIPPDLIDDADERITALQMEALSDAAMRELDDEALGWFERRLPWGSYGMLARASISAPQLGLALARWCRHHGLIAQDIQLQLSEQAGIATLTLHESRPLGGMREFCMVSVLRNIHGFASWLINEPISLLHASFPFSEPAHASVYKVLFAPGSIAFDAPVASLQFEARWLQAPLARDEAALNRMLQRALPIQVRPYQREKTLVQRVRHLLAASGEEQQTAETLSRQLHLSQRSLHRQLKEEGISLQSLKDDIRRERAIALLLRTSRPIKRVAQACGFLNDKSFIRAFRLWTGLSPSEFRKTAGQRAV, encoded by the coding sequence ATGCTCACCCCCTCTCTGGTCAAGACTCCACTGCCACACCATGCCAGTTCCGTGCTCAAATCGCACCCGGCAATTACCCCCATGGCGTTTGTTCAAGCCATTGTCCGTGCCTATGAAGCAAGGCAGATGTCAGCGCTAGGCGCTCTGCAAAAGGCACAAATCCCGCCAGATCTGATTGACGATGCCGACGAGCGCATCACGGCCCTGCAGATGGAGGCTCTTTCCGACGCAGCCATGCGCGAGCTGGACGATGAAGCCTTGGGCTGGTTCGAGCGCCGCCTGCCCTGGGGCAGCTACGGCATGCTGGCGCGTGCCAGCATCAGCGCTCCGCAACTGGGCCTGGCGCTGGCGCGCTGGTGTCGCCATCACGGACTGATTGCGCAGGACATACAGCTTCAGCTCAGCGAGCAAGCCGGCATTGCCACCCTCACCCTGCATGAAAGCCGCCCACTGGGGGGCATGCGCGAGTTCTGCATGGTATCGGTGCTGCGCAATATCCACGGCTTTGCAAGCTGGCTGATCAACGAACCGATCAGCCTGCTGCATGCCAGCTTTCCGTTTTCCGAGCCCGCACATGCCAGCGTCTACAAGGTGCTGTTCGCACCGGGCAGCATCGCTTTTGATGCCCCCGTCGCCAGCCTGCAGTTTGAAGCACGCTGGCTGCAGGCGCCTCTGGCGCGCGACGAGGCGGCCCTCAACCGCATGCTGCAACGCGCCTTGCCGATCCAGGTGCGCCCCTACCAACGCGAGAAGACTCTGGTGCAGCGAGTGCGCCATCTGCTGGCCGCCAGCGGGGAAGAGCAGCAGACGGCTGAAACGCTGTCCCGCCAGCTGCATCTGTCCCAGCGCAGCCTGCACCGCCAGCTCAAGGAAGAAGGTATTTCGCTGCAGTCCCTCAAGGACGATATCCGGCGTGAGCGTGCGATTGCGCTGCTGCTGCGCACCAGCCGCCCCATCAAGCGCGTGGCCCAGGCCTGCGGCTTTCTCAACGACAAAAGCTTTATCCGCGCCTTTCGCCTCTGGACCGGGCTGTCCCCTTCGGAATTTCGCAAAACCGCCGGCCAGCGTGCCGTCTGA
- a CDS encoding DUF4336 domain-containing protein translates to MQESSENWCPIADGIWTLNYHFSNAGLKVSTRMTVIRLADGSLFSHSAVPLTDGQKAALDALGPLQHIVAPSAMHHLFVGKLARLYPQARIYGTQGVLSKRPDLPLLEPLPPDSEAPWAGELQCLPLDGLPLLDETLWFHPASGSLIATDVLQCWKGPLSLPVRMYLGLTGGHERLTVPRTVRLLVRDRAAVRSWVKRLESWPVQRVILLHNSVIDDQPMKKLREALSIWD, encoded by the coding sequence ATGCAGGAATCCTCAGAAAACTGGTGCCCAATCGCCGACGGGATATGGACACTCAACTATCACTTCAGCAACGCAGGGCTGAAGGTCAGCACACGCATGACGGTGATCCGGCTGGCCGACGGCAGCCTGTTCTCGCACTCTGCAGTGCCGCTGACAGACGGGCAGAAAGCGGCGCTCGACGCCCTGGGACCGCTGCAGCACATCGTCGCCCCCAGCGCCATGCACCACTTGTTCGTGGGCAAACTGGCAAGGCTTTATCCACAGGCCCGGATCTATGGCACACAGGGCGTGCTGAGCAAGCGCCCGGACCTTCCGCTGCTGGAGCCCTTGCCGCCGGACTCCGAAGCCCCTTGGGCAGGCGAGCTGCAATGCCTGCCACTGGACGGCCTTCCCTTGCTCGACGAGACGCTGTGGTTCCATCCGGCCAGCGGCAGCCTCATCGCCACCGACGTGCTGCAGTGCTGGAAGGGGCCGCTGAGCCTGCCGGTACGCATGTATCTGGGTCTGACGGGCGGGCATGAGCGCCTGACCGTGCCGCGCACCGTGCGCCTGCTGGTCAGGGACAGGGCCGCCGTGCGCAGCTGGGTGAAGCGGCTCGAAAGCTGGCCCGTACAGCGTGTGATCCTGCTGCACAACAGCGTGATCGACGATCAGCCCATGAAGAAGCTGCGCGAGGCGCTGTCGATCTGGGACTGA
- a CDS encoding HAD family hydrolase → MTAFDAVLFDCDGVLVDSESITNRVLCTMLNESGWAISQEQCTRDFIGKTVRSQAAVIEAHTGKPLTDAWMAEFYERRNAALRAELVAIDGALEAVRQIHALCNGRIACASGADRAKVEMQLAKVGMEPYFAGHVYSGHEMPRSKPFPDVYLAAAKALNADPAKCLVIEDTMTGVQAGVAAGATVWGYFPADQGHATAEQLLEAGAACVFGDMGDLPAMFDAVRRSAASALAGDVDEHDLR, encoded by the coding sequence ATGACTGCTTTTGACGCTGTGCTTTTCGACTGTGATGGTGTGCTGGTGGACAGCGAATCCATCACCAATCGCGTGCTGTGCACCATGCTCAACGAATCCGGCTGGGCCATCAGCCAGGAGCAGTGCACGCGCGACTTCATCGGCAAGACGGTGCGCAGTCAGGCGGCCGTGATCGAGGCACATACCGGCAAGCCGCTGACCGATGCCTGGATGGCCGAGTTCTACGAGCGCCGCAATGCCGCCCTGCGTGCCGAGCTGGTGGCCATCGATGGCGCGCTGGAAGCGGTCAGGCAGATTCATGCGCTGTGCAACGGTCGCATTGCCTGCGCCTCCGGTGCGGACCGTGCCAAGGTGGAGATGCAGCTCGCCAAGGTGGGCATGGAGCCTTATTTTGCAGGCCATGTCTACAGCGGCCATGAAATGCCGCGCAGCAAGCCCTTTCCGGATGTCTATCTGGCAGCGGCAAAGGCGCTGAACGCCGATCCTGCCAAATGTCTGGTGATCGAGGACACCATGACCGGCGTTCAGGCCGGTGTGGCCGCCGGTGCCACCGTCTGGGGCTATTTTCCGGCCGATCAGGGCCATGCCACGGCAGAGCAGTTGCTCGAGGCAGGCGCCGCCTGCGTGTTCGGCGACATGGGCGATCTGCCCGCCATGTTCGATGCCGTGCGCAGGAGTGCCGCCAGCGCCTTGGCCGGCGATGTCGACGAGCACGACCTGCGCTAA
- a CDS encoding response regulator transcription factor, with amino-acid sequence MPDLPQILSTTQLGAQPYALVVDDHPLVAEGAAHVLMTSAGVQRVRCVAHGNEALAMIAALGEPVITVMDFWLEDGASLEFVHSILALAPGTRILVTSGDKHPAIVSKAAAAGVHGFVHKSSPSHEFQAAVLALLSGRTWFEAQPPIPTAPPAPAAGSILHMSARELGITARQAQVLSLLLQGKSNRAIAQALNLSEYTVKEHVTALLQRLGASNRVALITRMRGIEVDLD; translated from the coding sequence ATGCCCGATCTACCGCAAATCCTGAGCACCACTCAACTGGGCGCACAGCCCTATGCGCTGGTGGTGGATGATCACCCGCTGGTCGCGGAAGGTGCAGCGCATGTGCTGATGACCAGCGCCGGCGTGCAGCGGGTGCGCTGCGTGGCACACGGCAATGAGGCGCTGGCCATGATTGCTGCGCTGGGCGAGCCCGTCATCACCGTGATGGACTTCTGGCTGGAGGACGGTGCCTCTCTGGAATTTGTGCACAGTATTCTGGCCTTGGCTCCTGGCACACGCATTCTGGTGACCAGCGGCGACAAGCACCCGGCCATCGTCAGCAAGGCCGCAGCCGCAGGTGTGCATGGCTTTGTGCACAAAAGCAGTCCATCTCACGAGTTTCAGGCAGCAGTGCTCGCCCTGCTGAGCGGCCGCACCTGGTTTGAGGCCCAGCCTCCCATCCCCACCGCCCCTCCGGCGCCAGCTGCGGGCAGCATCCTGCATATGAGCGCCAGAGAGCTCGGCATCACTGCCCGCCAGGCACAGGTGCTGAGCCTGTTGCTGCAGGGCAAGTCCAACCGCGCCATTGCACAGGCACTGAACCTGTCCGAATACACGGTCAAGGAACATGTCACCGCCCTGCTTCAGCGCCTGGGCGCCAGCAACCGCGTGGCGCTGATCACGCGCATGCGAGGCATAGAGGTCGACTTGGACTAA
- a CDS encoding hybrid sensor histidine kinase/response regulator has protein sequence MATNSEIDSAQSTRLQAGLRLLQSLASRGSSEIAALLIPALLLWVSTRNSPAVSAGLAWWWGLMIVMALGFLLFRRSLHRQWRSARDWEPLRLQAALTAWQRQLALAALINGLLWVSVLAFTWSGSHSELRLLIYLVLLGVMASAATFLAPVPQVFAAFMAGIYLPMLLCTLHYFPHKGPYLLPLLLLYGAILARHAWGARRFVQQQMAHELERQVLAERYREAKEQAENALAEKNWFISAASHDLRQPLHAMGLMLQAAHQRNQDDDLAQLLQEMQACTRDLGAMFNDLMDLSRLEGDSFAPQWQAVSMSAVLDEARRLFAREAAQRGLRLRVRQPAHMPALCTDAVLLRQMVFNLLQNALRYTDQGGVLLALRHRQGRWLLQVWDSGCGMSEQECAQVFMRHYRSPARQQRDARDGVPAPLRGRGLGLSVVALAAQRLGVECGVQSRPGTGSCFWLRWPQDAEQWQASSVLPAPPILTGPQWFAPLQGHCLVVENDAQLAPVLVQILQSWGVQVQRARSLVEAQQLLADGLWPDFVLCDQRLKDGASGLECLMLLLDQRPQASGALMSGDEEMLEQVQDQGYLALATPLQPEQLHAVLARCMAIRQP, from the coding sequence ATGGCGACCAATTCTGAAATCGACTCGGCGCAGTCGACCCGGCTGCAGGCCGGTCTGCGCCTGCTGCAGTCACTGGCTTCGCGTGGCTCCTCCGAAATCGCCGCATTGCTGATTCCGGCCCTGCTGCTGTGGGTCAGTACCCGCAACAGCCCAGCCGTCAGCGCTGGGCTGGCCTGGTGGTGGGGACTGATGATCGTCATGGCGCTGGGCTTTTTGCTGTTTCGCCGCAGCCTGCATCGCCAGTGGCGGTCGGCGCGCGATTGGGAGCCCTTGCGACTGCAGGCGGCATTGACAGCCTGGCAACGACAACTGGCGCTGGCCGCGTTGATCAACGGCTTGCTCTGGGTCAGCGTGCTGGCCTTTACCTGGAGTGGCAGCCATAGTGAGCTGCGCCTGCTGATCTATCTGGTGCTGCTGGGCGTGATGGCATCGGCCGCCACTTTTCTGGCGCCGGTGCCGCAGGTGTTCGCGGCCTTCATGGCGGGCATCTACTTGCCGATGTTGCTGTGCACGCTGCATTACTTTCCGCACAAAGGCCCTTATCTGTTGCCGCTGCTGCTGCTGTACGGCGCCATACTTGCCCGCCATGCCTGGGGCGCGCGGCGTTTTGTGCAGCAGCAGATGGCGCACGAGCTGGAGCGTCAGGTACTGGCGGAGCGCTACCGCGAAGCCAAGGAGCAGGCAGAGAATGCGCTGGCCGAAAAGAACTGGTTTATCTCCGCCGCCAGTCATGACCTGCGGCAACCCCTGCATGCCATGGGCCTGATGCTGCAAGCCGCTCATCAGCGCAATCAGGATGACGATCTGGCGCAGCTGCTGCAGGAGATGCAGGCCTGCACGCGCGATCTGGGCGCCATGTTCAACGACCTGATGGATCTGTCGCGACTGGAGGGCGACAGCTTCGCACCGCAATGGCAGGCGGTATCCATGAGTGCGGTGCTCGACGAAGCCCGGCGCCTGTTCGCGCGCGAGGCAGCGCAGCGCGGTCTGCGTCTGCGCGTGAGGCAACCAGCCCATATGCCGGCACTGTGCACGGACGCGGTGCTGTTGCGGCAGATGGTTTTCAATCTGCTGCAAAACGCGCTGCGCTACACCGACCAGGGCGGGGTGCTGCTGGCGCTGCGGCACAGGCAGGGACGTTGGCTTTTGCAGGTGTGGGACAGCGGTTGTGGCATGAGCGAGCAGGAATGCGCACAGGTCTTCATGCGTCACTATCGCAGCCCTGCACGCCAGCAGCGCGATGCCAGGGATGGCGTGCCGGCACCATTGCGCGGGCGTGGCCTGGGCCTGTCCGTGGTGGCACTGGCGGCGCAGCGGCTGGGTGTGGAATGCGGGGTTCAGTCGAGGCCGGGAACGGGGTCATGTTTCTGGCTGCGCTGGCCGCAGGATGCCGAGCAGTGGCAGGCGTCGTCTGTGCTGCCGGCACCGCCGATATTGACTGGGCCGCAGTGGTTCGCCCCCCTGCAGGGGCACTGCCTGGTCGTGGAAAACGATGCGCAGCTGGCCCCGGTGCTGGTGCAGATCTTGCAGAGCTGGGGTGTGCAGGTGCAAAGAGCGCGCAGCTTGGTTGAGGCGCAGCAACTGCTGGCCGATGGATTGTGGCCAGACTTTGTGTTGTGCGACCAGCGATTGAAGGATGGCGCAAGCGGGCTTGAGTGTTTGATGCTGCTTCTGGATCAGCGTCCGCAAGCCAGCGGTGCTTTGATGAGCGGCGATGAGGAGATGCTGGAGCAGGTGCAGGATCAGGGTTATCTGGCCCTGGCGACCCCGCTGCAGCCCGAACAGCTGCATGCGGTGCTGGCGCGCTGCATGGCGATCCGCCAGCCTTAG
- a CDS encoding YchJ family protein yields the protein MKEAEKKRDCPCGRKNAKGRLLAYADCCGRYIDHWDARPAPDAEALMRSRYTAFVSENQEYLQATWHASQRPLQLDFDAATQWLGLDVKQFQPTGDASAEVEFVARYRLAGRAVRLHERSRFVLEGGRWFYVDGDQF from the coding sequence GTGAAAGAAGCCGAGAAAAAGCGGGACTGTCCCTGTGGACGCAAGAATGCCAAAGGGCGGCTGCTGGCCTATGCCGATTGCTGCGGCCGCTATATCGACCACTGGGATGCCCGGCCCGCTCCCGATGCCGAGGCTCTGATGCGCTCGCGCTATACGGCCTTCGTGTCTGAGAATCAGGAATATTTGCAAGCCACCTGGCATGCCAGCCAGCGCCCGTTGCAGCTCGACTTTGATGCTGCCACCCAATGGCTGGGGCTGGATGTGAAGCAGTTTCAGCCGACCGGCGATGCTTCTGCAGAGGTCGAATTCGTCGCCCGCTATCGTCTGGCGGGTCGTGCCGTGCGCCTGCATGAGCGCAGCCGCTTTGTGCTCGAGGGTGGGCGCTGGTTCTACGTCGATGGCGACCAATTCTGA
- a CDS encoding DUF421 domain-containing protein, producing the protein MFSMAAPWWEFVIRGTTVYLFLLVFLRLTGRRQTGQYAPFDLVLLLILSNAVQNSMNAGDNSLIGGLISASTLLACHALLSRLSYRFARLRRLVNGKPKVLIHQGIVQPSLMTQEQITAEDLAAALRSNGCLNAHEVERATIETNGQITVVLRKRSMAELGEA; encoded by the coding sequence ATGTTCTCCATGGCAGCTCCCTGGTGGGAGTTCGTGATTCGCGGTACTACTGTCTACCTGTTTCTGCTGGTGTTTCTGCGCCTGACCGGCAGGCGTCAGACCGGCCAGTACGCACCTTTCGATCTGGTGCTGCTGCTGATTCTTTCCAACGCAGTACAGAACTCCATGAATGCGGGCGACAACTCGCTGATCGGCGGCCTGATCAGCGCCAGCACGCTGCTGGCCTGCCATGCGCTGCTCTCCCGGCTGAGTTACCGCTTTGCAAGGCTTCGCAGGCTGGTGAATGGCAAACCCAAGGTCCTGATTCACCAGGGCATTGTCCAACCCAGTCTGATGACGCAGGAGCAGATCACCGCCGAAGACCTGGCGGCAGCCCTGCGCTCCAATGGCTGCCTCAACGCGCATGAGGTGGAGCGCGCCACGATCGAGACCAACGGCCAGATCACCGTGGTGCTGCGCAAGCGCAGCATGGCTGAGCTGGGGGAGGCCTGA
- a CDS encoding alpha/beta fold hydrolase, which yields MPFAQVNGQNIYYEDTGGRGPAIVFSHGLLMDHTMFEPQVQALQGLYRCISWDERGHGQTADPEHCEAFSYYDSADDLAALLKYLGVEKAVLVGMSQGGYLSLRCALIHPDVVGALVLIDTQAMLEDPEQMPHHEALLKAWIEHGLSDDMATIVEHTILGQGWPGAEQWRAKWKQASPINLGQSFATLALRDDISPRLAEIKVPALVIHGDKDAAIGVERARAMFKGLPQAQWVDVAGAGHAANLTHPEPVNAAIRQFLDGLH from the coding sequence ATGCCTTTTGCCCAGGTCAATGGTCAGAATATCTACTACGAGGACACGGGGGGGCGTGGCCCGGCCATTGTGTTCTCGCACGGCCTGCTCATGGATCACACCATGTTCGAGCCACAGGTGCAGGCCTTGCAGGGGCTGTATCGCTGCATCAGCTGGGACGAGCGTGGTCACGGGCAGACGGCGGACCCCGAGCATTGCGAAGCGTTCAGCTACTATGACTCGGCCGACGATCTGGCGGCCTTGCTCAAATATCTGGGTGTGGAAAAAGCGGTGCTGGTGGGCATGTCGCAAGGCGGCTATCTGTCGCTGCGCTGCGCGCTGATTCATCCGGATGTCGTGGGCGCGCTGGTGCTGATAGATACCCAGGCGATGCTGGAGGATCCCGAACAGATGCCGCACCATGAGGCGCTGCTCAAGGCCTGGATCGAGCATGGGCTGTCGGATGACATGGCCACCATCGTGGAGCACACGATTCTGGGCCAGGGTTGGCCGGGTGCTGAGCAGTGGCGTGCCAAATGGAAGCAGGCCTCGCCGATCAACCTGGGACAGAGCTTTGCGACGCTGGCGCTGCGCGATGACATCAGCCCGCGCCTGGCCGAAATCAAGGTGCCTGCGCTGGTGATTCATGGCGACAAGGATGCGGCCATCGGCGTGGAGCGTGCGCGGGCCATGTTCAAGGGCTTGCCCCAGGCCCAGTGGGTGGATGTGGCCGGCGCGGGCCATGCGGCCAACCTCACGCATCCGGAACCCGTGAATGCGGCCATCAGGCAGTTTCTGGACGGCCTGCACTGA
- a CDS encoding acyl-CoA dehydrogenase family protein, producing MLLNQDQEMIRDALRDFVREQITPHAARWDKEHEFPKDVHQGLAALGAYGICVPEELGGAGLDYVSLALVLEEIAAGDGGTSTVISVTNCPVNAILMKYGNAGQQEQWLRPLAQGQMLGAFCLTEPHVGSDASALRTTAVRDGGDYVINGVKQFITSGKNGDVAIVIAVTDKAAGKKGMSAFIVPTGNPGYQVARLEDKLGQHSSDTAQINFENCRIPASNLIGAEGEGYRIALSALEGGRIGIAAQSVGMARAAFECALQYSKERESFGQPIFNHQAVGFRLAECATQIEAARQLIWHAASLRDAGLPCLKEAAMAKLFASEMAERVCSAAIQTLGGYGVVSDFPVERIYRDVRVCQIYEGTSDVQKILIQRALA from the coding sequence ATGCTGCTGAATCAGGACCAGGAAATGATCCGCGACGCTTTGCGCGATTTTGTGCGCGAGCAGATCACACCCCATGCCGCGCGCTGGGACAAGGAGCACGAGTTCCCCAAGGACGTGCACCAGGGGCTGGCCGCGCTCGGTGCCTATGGCATCTGCGTGCCTGAGGAACTCGGCGGTGCGGGCCTGGACTATGTGAGCCTGGCGCTGGTGCTTGAGGAAATTGCCGCTGGCGATGGCGGCACCAGTACCGTCATCAGCGTGACCAATTGCCCGGTCAATGCCATCCTCATGAAGTACGGCAATGCCGGCCAGCAGGAGCAATGGCTGCGTCCGCTGGCGCAGGGCCAGATGCTGGGTGCCTTCTGCCTGACCGAGCCCCATGTGGGCAGCGATGCCTCGGCGCTGAGGACCACGGCCGTGCGCGATGGTGGCGACTACGTCATCAACGGCGTCAAGCAGTTCATCACCAGCGGCAAGAATGGCGATGTAGCCATCGTCATCGCAGTCACCGACAAGGCGGCGGGTAAAAAAGGCATGAGTGCCTTCATCGTGCCCACCGGCAATCCAGGCTACCAGGTGGCACGTCTGGAGGACAAGCTGGGCCAGCACAGCAGCGATACGGCGCAGATCAATTTCGAGAACTGCCGCATTCCCGCATCGAACCTGATCGGGGCCGAGGGCGAGGGCTACAGGATTGCGCTGTCCGCACTGGAGGGCGGGCGTATCGGCATTGCTGCGCAAAGTGTGGGGATGGCGCGTGCGGCCTTTGAATGCGCGCTGCAATACAGCAAGGAGCGCGAGAGCTTTGGCCAGCCCATCTTCAACCATCAGGCCGTGGGCTTCAGGCTTGCCGAATGCGCCACGCAAATTGAAGCGGCCCGGCAACTGATCTGGCATGCTGCCAGCCTGCGTGATGCGGGTCTTCCCTGTCTGAAGGAAGCCGCCATGGCCAAGCTCTTTGCCAGCGAGATGGCCGAGCGCGTATGCAGCGCCGCCATCCAGACCCTGGGCGGCTATGGCGTGGTGAGTGACTTCCCCGTGGAGCGCATCTATCGCGATGTGCGCGTGTGCCAGATCTACGAAGGCACCAGCGATGTGCAGAAGATATTGATCCAGCGGGCGCTGGCCTGA
- a CDS encoding SDR family oxidoreductase: MALILILGASRGLGRALAEAYLAQGHQVIATVRKAEDMVELQAQGARVLQVDLADPASVSGLAWQLDGASIDVALYVAGVWDGHAAGVPPTQQQFDLVMHSNVLGFMQALPQIAPMVQEAGGVIGAFSSGMSLLADADESAWLYRVSKAALNMAVVSACRQWPGLTLLALDPGWVQTEMGGAAAPLSVAQSVQGLMQALAQVKPEDRGQLLRHDGRYIKLLDA; the protein is encoded by the coding sequence ATGGCTTTGATACTGATTTTAGGCGCATCACGCGGCCTGGGGCGAGCCCTGGCAGAGGCCTATCTGGCACAGGGCCACCAGGTGATAGCCACCGTGCGCAAGGCTGAAGACATGGTCGAGCTGCAGGCACAGGGCGCTCGGGTGCTGCAGGTCGATCTGGCAGATCCTGCCAGCGTCAGCGGCCTGGCATGGCAGCTCGACGGGGCCAGCATCGATGTTGCGCTTTACGTGGCCGGCGTCTGGGACGGTCATGCCGCAGGCGTGCCGCCCACCCAGCAGCAGTTCGATCTGGTGATGCACAGCAATGTGCTGGGCTTTATGCAGGCCCTGCCGCAGATTGCTCCCATGGTGCAGGAGGCTGGCGGCGTGATCGGCGCCTTCTCCAGCGGCATGTCCCTGCTGGCCGATGCGGACGAGAGCGCCTGGCTGTACCGCGTCAGCAAGGCTGCGCTCAATATGGCCGTGGTCTCGGCCTGCCGCCAATGGCCGGGCCTGACGCTGCTGGCGCTGGACCCGGGCTGGGTGCAGACCGAGATGGGCGGTGCTGCGGCCCCGCTGTCGGTGGCTCAAAGCGTGCAGGGGCTGATGCAGGCCCTGGCGCAGGTCAAGCCCGAAGACCGTGGTCAGCTGCTGCGCCACGACGGCAGATACATCAAGCTTCTAGACGCCTAG
- a CDS encoding MSMEG_1061 family FMN-dependent PPOX-type flavoprotein: MITSREQLLQLYAPPAERALLKQQWELDRHCLRFIALSPFLVMATGGAGGALLDASPRGGKPGFVKAPDANTLLIPDAGGNNRLDSLSNLLDDPRLGLLFLVPGFDETLRVNGTAQLRDEAHYTALFASDHFRPKLVIEVRVQEAYLHCAKAMMRSRLWSEEAKVARNVMPTLNQIIHAQMGLTAQPESQESMVARYGAMIAAEQIKKN, translated from the coding sequence ATGATCACTTCGCGCGAACAACTGCTGCAGTTGTACGCCCCTCCTGCCGAGCGGGCGCTGCTCAAGCAGCAGTGGGAGCTGGATCGGCATTGCCTGCGCTTTATCGCGCTGTCGCCGTTTCTGGTCATGGCCACGGGCGGTGCGGGCGGCGCCTTGCTCGATGCCTCGCCACGAGGCGGCAAGCCTGGCTTCGTCAAGGCACCGGACGCCAATACCTTGCTCATTCCCGATGCGGGCGGCAACAACCGGCTGGACAGCCTGAGCAATCTGCTCGACGACCCGCGCCTGGGCCTGCTGTTCCTTGTGCCGGGCTTCGACGAAACCCTGCGTGTCAACGGCACGGCCCAGCTGCGTGACGAGGCGCATTACACGGCCTTGTTCGCCAGCGATCATTTCCGCCCCAAGCTGGTGATCGAAGTCCGTGTGCAGGAAGCCTATCTGCACTGTGCCAAGGCGATGATGCGCTCGCGCCTGTGGAGCGAGGAAGCCAAGGTGGCACGCAACGTCATGCCCACGCTCAATCAGATCATTCATGCCCAAATGGGGCTGACCGCGCAGCCTGAATCGCAGGAAAGCATGGTGGCCCGCTATGGCGCCATGATTGCCGCCGAGCAGATCAAGAAAAATTGA
- a CDS encoding acetyl-CoA C-acyltransferase translates to MHQDPVVIVGAARTPMGAFQGDFSDLAAHDLGGAAIKAAVERAGIRPELVEEVLFGNCLMAGQGQAPARQAGFKGGLPQSTGAVTLSKMCGAGMEATILAHDQLIAGSRDVMIAGGMESMTNAPYLLKKGRGGYRMGHDKIFDHMMLDGLEDAYEAGRSMGTFGEDCAAKYQFTREAQDAFAIASVQRAQAAAQSGAFDAEITPVTVKTRKGDVTVSLDEGPAKAKLDKISSLKPAFKKDGTITAASSSSINDGAAAMVLMRESTAKQLGCKPLARIVSHATFAQAPEWFTTAPVGATEKALKKAGWAVEDVDLWEINEAFAVVPMALMADLKVSHDKVNVNGGACALGHPIGASGARILVTLLHALRTRGKKKGLATLCIGGGEATAMAVELI, encoded by the coding sequence ATGCATCAGGATCCCGTAGTCATCGTCGGCGCCGCCCGCACTCCCATGGGCGCGTTCCAGGGCGATTTTTCCGATCTGGCCGCCCATGACCTGGGTGGCGCAGCCATCAAGGCCGCAGTCGAGCGTGCCGGCATCCGGCCCGAGCTGGTGGAGGAAGTGCTGTTCGGCAACTGCCTGATGGCCGGCCAGGGCCAGGCTCCGGCTCGTCAGGCCGGCTTCAAGGGCGGCCTGCCGCAAAGCACGGGCGCCGTGACCCTGTCCAAGATGTGCGGCGCAGGCATGGAAGCGACCATCCTGGCGCACGACCAGCTCATCGCCGGCAGCCGCGATGTGATGATTGCCGGCGGCATGGAGAGCATGACCAATGCGCCCTACCTGCTCAAGAAGGGGCGTGGCGGCTACCGCATGGGACACGACAAGATCTTCGATCACATGATGCTCGACGGTCTGGAGGACGCCTATGAAGCCGGCCGCTCCATGGGCACCTTCGGTGAGGACTGCGCCGCCAAATACCAGTTCACGCGTGAAGCGCAGGACGCCTTTGCCATTGCCAGCGTGCAGCGCGCCCAGGCCGCAGCGCAAAGCGGTGCCTTCGATGCCGAAATCACGCCCGTCACCGTCAAGACCCGCAAGGGCGACGTGACCGTCAGCCTGGACGAAGGCCCGGCCAAGGCCAAGCTGGACAAGATCTCCAGCCTCAAGCCTGCGTTCAAGAAGGACGGCACCATCACGGCGGCGTCGAGCTCCAGCATCAACGATGGCGCAGCAGCCATGGTGCTGATGCGCGAGTCCACGGCCAAGCAGCTGGGCTGCAAGCCACTGGCGCGCATCGTCTCGCACGCCACCTTTGCGCAGGCCCCCGAGTGGTTCACCACCGCGCCCGTGGGCGCCACCGAAAAGGCGCTCAAGAAGGCCGGCTGGGCGGTGGAGGATGTGGACCTGTGGGAAATCAACGAAGCCTTTGCCGTGGTGCCCATGGCGCTGATGGCCGATCTCAAGGTCTCGCATGACAAGGTCAACGTCAACGGCGGCGCCTGCGCTCTCGGACACCCGATTGGCGCCAGCGGCGCGCGCATTCTGGTCACCCTGCTGCACGCACTGAGGACACGCGGCAAGAAGAAGGGCCTGGCCACGCTGTGCATCGGCGGCGGCGAGGCCACGGCCATGGCCGTTGAGCTGATCTGA